One Salvia miltiorrhiza cultivar Shanhuang (shh) chromosome 6, IMPLAD_Smil_shh, whole genome shotgun sequence genomic window, ATGTATTTGTGGATATGCTAGttctgacaaaaaaaaaaaattttcaTTCTATTTCATCCGATTTATTTAAACTTGTGTATAGTTGTGTGTCATGTTTGTCTATAACTATGATGAGGCCCAAGAAATTTAGAAGTGCCATTAGTAACAAGTATTATTTGCCACCGTTATTTCATTAATGGTTGATTGCGATAGTCATTACTAAATATAGTGGTAAAATCTATGATTATGTTTCCTGAATTTAGTCCGAGACAAAAGTTCATCTCCATCACTGCGTTCATATATATTCCTCAAAATTCATGAAAAAGAGCGAACGAAGACGTAAATGATTACAGATTAAAGGgatcatgtatatatatattgtcacaaattaataattagcCATCATCATATGTTCTTTATGTTTAATTGATTTGTCCCATTATAAATTTTCCATTCTTGTGGTTATGATAAGCTCAATCAAGAATGCCAGATTTGGATTTCGAATTCATCATTAATGCAAAATACATTTTAAATGTTTTTCAGTAAATGGAAATGCATATAATGATATTACTCATATAATTAAACAACTTGCATGTGAAGTCGCTTTGGGTGTTGAGGGTGGGTGTTCTtgctatttatttaaatttttttccttttgagccATCAAATTAACTTCCCATGTGGCTTTTGGCCCACATACAATAATACAAATTATGATGTTTTCTACTAATGTACTCTTTCAAACCGTCCATTTTTCTTTGGGCTCAAATCCTGCTTTATAGACTCCTACTCTTTCTAACCATCCATTTTATTTCTGTAAAGAGCTTCTTTAATACCAACTTGGAGAGCTTAAAACTTGTACATATTTAcacccacatatatatatatgctctcttttatatatatatatatatatatatatatatatatatatatatatatataaattacttAAACAACCAAATCAGGATACGAATATAAAttgcatattaaaaaaaaaaaattgtcgaaATAACAAGTTGGTGCATATAAAATATcaggtaaatatcactttatgtcCCAACGTATTAGCATTTTAACGAATATGTCCTATCGTTTGGATAATTGCATAGAAGTACCCAGAGTATAATTTTGTTCTTATTTTTGTCCCGAGTTTTTTTTCCGACATCAAAATTGTGACGTGGATCGACGAAAATCCTAATAGGAGCCTACGTGACTTTaaggccgatttttttttttttttaagaaaatactTACACATCATCATAAACTTATCATAAACTTAAGAATTCAAGAATTACAGATTacacaattaaaaaaacatgAGAAAACTTACAGAAATTGAAGAGCACAAGAATTCTTCAACTCTCCCTTAGAACCCTCAATTTTCCCCCAAATTTCTCCCAAAATTCGCGTGCCCAATCATATCCTAAAAGTGGTGCGCTTGATTCAGCCATCAAAATCGTTTGCGCCTATGGCGACGTGAAGAACGAAGGCTCCCACTGTGGACAGAGGTTCGCTTGCGATTCTAAAAGAACAAAGAAATAAGGGTTCTAGAGTGAAGGAAGAACGAAGGAAGAAGGCTTGAGATTCTGTAATAGGTGTTTGTACATACAAAATCCTAAGAATATGAAtaatacatactccctccgtccccaaaataagttcctctttggggacggcacggattttaaggagaaatgataaagtgtattgatagtggagaaaaatatgttaaaattagtattgagagtggtgaaaaagtgaaaaagtgttataattagtattgagagtggtgaaaaagtgaaaagtaataataaataaagtattattagtggtggggtagttgtccaaaaatggaaagaaagaaagatgaacttatttgggggacgtcccaaaaaggaaaaagaagaacttatttcagggacggagggagtattaggtCTTAAGTACATCAAGTTTTAAAGCaaacatgatattaaaatgTAGTAATTATATTACATATCTATAAGTATTAATAggtaaaaatattataattattatcaaattaataaattatataactaTTATTTGTATTATGTATCTCATTTAAAAGGTGATATAGATAATTCAAAGAATCCattaaaaatatatgtttttataaaaatatactccctttgttccataaaaatatgcatagttttTCTTTCTtcgtccgtcccataaaaacatgcgtAATTcattatagtaataattcttaaaattcgtgtcgtccTATACTATGTATGGTTTTATGGGATGGAGGGTGTAATATTTTTGCctaaattaaagtaaaataaactAATATACCTTTTATTTGATGTCTTTGACTTTGTTATTTGCAAAATGTCTTACACttgtaagaaaaatataaaacatgTAATCATCGTATAAatttaatgataaaaaaatattatgccctTTACTAAAATACCAAAGTAatccataaataaaaataaataatcagaTGGAGAAAATGCAGCTGCAAGCAACAAAACACCAATCGCAATATAGGGCATGGCTGCGACCACGCCTAACAGCGCGAGTTGAGGCACGAGGGCGACTTTGGCAAAGCCGCAATCTTCAGAGAATTGTAGCATGAATTATTGTGAAAAAAAGataatataaaatgttatatttatttacattaataattttttttacgataataattacttaatCAAGTAGattaaaagtataaattctcgtgagttaaaaaaaatatttttttttaaaaaataatgtccGACAAACATTACCTTTCTTCCTATCAagtattacttttcatcacaaaaataatattttttaaattacccACACCCGATCCGCGTCCAGATCCAATCCGTCATGTCTCACCCATACATTGAGTCTCAACCCAAGTTTTTGCTTCTATAAAAGTTCGCATTTTTCCACTTCCAACTTAACAATGTTGGCATTTTAAAGCTTCACctttaaaataatattcttatttttcaagcACATTAAGAGAATACGTTTAATACTATGTTTCAAAAAATATCtgtacacaattttttttattttaccctTAATTATTGCTCTAGATaatatttttacaataaaataaatttttaagacAATTTCGATTAAGAAAGTGgactattttttaaatattccaAAAACAAAATGACTAACTTGATatgacagagggagtattattatgtAGAagagagctaaaataaaaatacatttcaaGATCTACGCTTTGATTCATCACATTAtttgatgaatttatggtcctgagttcgaatatcatagatagcaaaaaaaattacttttcgcaatttatacatttacacagcgaattcatacgtgttctacataaattcatacattttagctagttcttattttatatgttaagaagtgtttataccatAGCTCCCCCCTTGTATATATAAGTGCTACCAAACCAATTGCAACAAGTTCGACTTAGAAAGTGATAATCCATAACTAGGCCACTCCACGGGAACATACATGAGTCGAAGTCGAGAGTATTGTCACAACAAGGGCAAGACTCTTGCTATGTAAATGATCCAAAATTGCTGCTGAAAATCTACAACAAGAGCATAATAATCTACGGTAATTCAAATCGGCAAGTTCTTATGATCCATTCAGTATCTCTATCGTGATACCTCAAGATGTCATTTAAATAATCTAAATTTATACAAAAGAAACTTTGATGAGGGCCAGAGATCAGTAACTCACCTCCAGTATCAGCAGCGCACGTTTTCCATCTCTCGACTAGGAGGATTCAACTGCAGCAGTAGGCTTCAGCTTCTTTGGCGGAGGATTGCCTCCAGATATCATCACGTAGGCGTAAAAGCACAGCATTGCAGCACTAGGGCAGTTAAAACACGTGATGAGCATCGCAACATAAAGATGGAAGAGGTAGACTCATGATAGTGCATTTACCTGATGACAACATTGAAGGCTGTCGGGAAGAGTTTGTTCGTCTGCAAGAAATTCAAGATGTGACACGTTAAAAAATTGTCACATGATACCCAGAATGGAAGTAGAAATTTTGGTTGTGTTATGCATTACCAATGTATATGCCCGAGAATGCTTAAACAGGAGGGCGAGTGAGAGTACTGCAAGCCAGACATTGGGAGGATTAAAGTTTTGCAaccaaaaaaaacaaagaaagaaaacaaattgAAAAGATACAAAATCTTATACCTACTCTCCATATGAAACAAGATAGAATAAATACCAAAACAGAGAAAAACTATCTACTTCATTTTAGACATGTAGCCTTATCAACATATACCTAGAATCTGCTTTGTGGTTTTTTTATCACTAAAGGAAATGGTTCGACCAAGCTCACCACAAATAATGAGTTCGAGTTCACTAGTACATTAATCTATGTCACGGATGCTACATAGAAAATATTGTGGCGTGCAGTCCATGACTTTTTTGTTTATCTAGACCATGCATAATGAAAAGGAGCTGTTGATGGTGGTTCTATGGCCTCCACTAAAAATCCTTGAAAAGGAtctctgaagaagaaaaaagataCCTGCTTGACCTAGTATGAACGGAAAGCTCGGTTTCCCTTGTTTCCAGACCTTCAAACTCAGAGTGCTAAGGGCAAGTAGGGCACCTCCATAGAGCACACCGGACATTAGAGTACGAGGGTTTTTCGAAACCAGAAATCCAACGAGTCCCCCGGAAAAGACTAGTCCACCTGGCATAGAAACAATCTAGTTAGAGCAACAATTTTTTGCGATTCAATATCAAATGATGCTTGCATATTAGAATACAACATAAGAAAGCAAACAGATCACCAAGCGAAGAAAGCCTGAAATTCTAACCAAAGGGAATTCCAAAACAGAAGTCGTGAATCATTGCCGCCCTCTTTGG contains:
- the LOC130990176 gene encoding protein FATTY ACID EXPORT 1, chloroplastic-like codes for the protein MSSAISQLSCFSAVVDSRRSQLHQRSRLCLTQFRPGKVLNVMNGDGHGSKLSQLENKTPSYVEDASASYNGSSVQPHSAADSFVAGGATNEQESVVSQPKRAAMIHDFCFGIPFGGLVFSGGLVGFLVSKNPRTLMSGVLYGGALLALSTLSLKVWKQGKPSFPFILGQAVLSLALLFKHSRAYTLTNKLFPTAFNVVISAAMLCFYAYVMISGGNPPPKKLKPTAAVESS